Proteins encoded in a region of the Candidatus Eisenbacteria bacterium genome:
- a CDS encoding ABC transporter permease: LYLVRQAASVRLDGWIVAMGVGLGVASAMLAAIAPALEAATTPPATAAREGAFVVTRAPSLRNATLAAVALLALAALSAGWTVVERRPLGGFASAFLALAGFACLSPVALELGMRSLAGATRRVFGVPGLLGARYLLETRVRSSVVVAAILVAVGMTVAMSVMIGSFRRTVDQWVTQSLRGDLYVEPVGHRESASATALPLDLLTKLRALPGVVAMDTYRGTPIEVGGRLAQAAGIDFEVQRDHGSLEFVDADTRAVFDRALATSACVVTESFAHRHRVAAGDSVTLDVPAGRVRLAIAGVFYDYSVDAGAVLMDRRLFARLWGVDRTESLALYLAPGTDPEPVRQAIFAAAGPSTFLSATPNQALRARVLEVFDQTFRITWALQAIAVIVSVLGVVGSLTALILQRAREIGILRAVGAARSQVRTMVLVESGLLGAVGALLGCAAGVVLALILVHVINKQFFGWTVRWSLDPWIFVQAVTLMIVTSTLAGFLPARLAAGRLAREALRME; this comes from the coding sequence GCTCTATCTGGTGCGGCAGGCGGCGAGCGTGCGGCTCGACGGTTGGATCGTGGCGATGGGTGTGGGTCTCGGCGTCGCGAGCGCGATGCTCGCGGCGATCGCGCCGGCACTCGAGGCCGCGACCACGCCGCCGGCAACGGCTGCGCGCGAAGGTGCATTCGTGGTGACGCGAGCGCCCTCGCTGCGCAACGCGACGCTGGCGGCGGTCGCGCTGCTCGCACTTGCCGCATTGTCGGCCGGCTGGACGGTCGTCGAGCGACGACCCCTGGGTGGATTTGCGAGCGCGTTCCTGGCGCTCGCCGGCTTTGCGTGCCTGTCGCCCGTCGCGCTCGAACTCGGCATGCGCTCGCTTGCCGGGGCGACGCGTCGGGTGTTCGGAGTGCCGGGGCTGCTGGGCGCCCGCTACCTGCTCGAAACCCGGGTACGCAGCAGCGTGGTGGTGGCCGCGATCCTGGTCGCCGTGGGCATGACGGTCGCGATGAGCGTCATGATCGGGAGCTTTCGGCGCACCGTTGACCAGTGGGTCACCCAGTCGCTGCGCGGCGATCTCTACGTCGAGCCGGTCGGCCATCGCGAGTCCGCCAGCGCCACCGCATTGCCGCTCGACTTGCTGACGAAGCTGCGCGCGCTGCCGGGCGTCGTGGCGATGGACACCTATCGCGGCACGCCGATCGAGGTCGGTGGACGGCTCGCGCAGGCGGCCGGGATCGACTTCGAGGTGCAGCGCGATCACGGCAGCCTCGAGTTCGTGGACGCGGACACGCGGGCGGTGTTCGATCGCGCACTGGCGACCTCGGCGTGCGTGGTGACCGAGAGCTTTGCGCATCGTCATCGGGTCGCGGCCGGAGACTCCGTCACGCTCGACGTTCCGGCGGGGCGCGTGCGACTGGCGATCGCGGGAGTGTTCTACGACTACAGCGTCGACGCGGGCGCGGTGCTGATGGATCGGCGCCTGTTCGCGCGCCTGTGGGGCGTCGATCGGACCGAGAGCCTGGCGCTCTACCTGGCACCGGGCACTGATCCCGAACCGGTGCGGCAGGCGATCTTCGCGGCAGCCGGGCCGTCCACGTTCCTGAGCGCCACGCCGAATCAGGCCCTCAGGGCCCGGGTGCTCGAGGTCTTCGACCAGACGTTTCGCATCACCTGGGCGCTGCAGGCGATCGCGGTGATCGTCTCGGTGCTCGGCGTGGTGGGCTCGCTGACCGCGCTGATCCTGCAACGCGCGCGCGAGATCGGCATTCTGCGTGCCGTCGGTGCGGCGCGCTCGCAGGTGCGAACCATGGTGCTGGTCGAGAGCGGGCTGCTGGGTGCGGTCGGCGCGCTGCTCGGCTGTGCGGCGGGAGTGGTGCTCGCGCTGATCCTGGTGCACGTGATCAACAAGCAGTTCTTCGGCTGGACGGTGCGCTGGTCGCTCGATCCGTGGATCTTCGTGCAGGCCGTGACCCTGATGATCGTGACCTCGACGCTCGCGGGGTTCCTGCCGGCGCGACTGGCCGCCGGACGTCTGGCGCGCGAAGCGCTGAGGATGGAGTGA
- a CDS encoding carotenoid 1,2-hydratase, with amino-acid sequence MRHKSFVLMIAVSGSLACGVRDSPPGRAPAETRAHAVNSPGTAATLRYAGEYRFATPGRRYEFPRDHASHPEFQSEWWYYTGQLASGRRAFGYQLTIFRVGLDRTRAASVSAWAPHTVYFAHLAVTDVEGRRYVSAQRVSRPALGLAGADTARYRAWVGDWTSELSADGIAHRVRAATDSFGLDLRLDPLKPPVIHGRDGVSRKAAGEGHASHYVSITRLATRGRLFVAGDTLPVVGESWMDHEFGTSQLGPDQIGWDWFSLQLDDGRELMLYVLRRRDGSIEPLSSGTLVERDGRVRHLERGEFSIETLAHWASRQSGGRYPARWRIRIPALELELAVEPRLADQELRTPAPIALAYWEGAVQLRGTAQGRRVGGFGYVELTGYAGPLPGF; translated from the coding sequence ATGCGGCACAAGTCGTTCGTGCTGATGATCGCGGTGTCGGGGAGTCTCGCGTGCGGTGTGCGGGATTCTCCGCCGGGGCGCGCACCGGCCGAGACGCGCGCACACGCCGTGAACTCGCCAGGCACCGCCGCCACGCTGCGCTACGCCGGTGAATATCGCTTCGCCACACCCGGGCGCCGTTACGAGTTTCCGCGCGATCACGCTTCGCACCCCGAGTTCCAGAGTGAGTGGTGGTACTACACCGGCCAGCTCGCGAGTGGCCGCCGCGCATTCGGCTATCAGCTCACGATCTTTCGCGTGGGCCTCGATCGCACGCGTGCGGCCAGCGTCTCGGCCTGGGCCCCGCATACCGTCTACTTCGCGCACCTGGCGGTCACCGACGTCGAGGGCCGTCGCTACGTGAGCGCTCAGCGCGTGAGCCGCCCGGCCCTTGGGCTCGCAGGAGCCGACACCGCACGCTATCGGGCATGGGTCGGTGACTGGACTTCGGAGCTTTCGGCCGACGGAATCGCGCATCGGGTGCGCGCGGCGACCGACTCGTTCGGACTCGATCTCCGGCTCGATCCCTTGAAGCCGCCGGTGATTCACGGTCGCGACGGAGTGAGCCGCAAGGCGGCGGGCGAGGGCCATGCGTCGCACTATGTTTCCATCACGCGGCTGGCCACGCGCGGCCGGCTGTTCGTCGCCGGCGACACGCTGCCGGTGGTCGGCGAGTCGTGGATGGACCACGAGTTCGGCACCAGCCAGCTCGGACCCGATCAGATCGGCTGGGACTGGTTCAGCCTGCAGCTCGACGATGGCCGCGAGCTGATGCTTTACGTGCTGCGCCGCCGCGACGGCTCGATCGAGCCGCTCTCGAGCGGCACACTGGTCGAGCGCGACGGCCGAGTGCGTCACCTCGAGCGCGGCGAGTTTTCAATCGAGACGCTCGCACACTGGGCCAGTCGCCAAAGCGGGGGGCGCTATCCGGCCCGCTGGCGCATCCGGATTCCGGCCCTTGAGCTCGAGCTCGCGGTCGAGCCGCGCCTCGCCGATCAGGAGCTGCGTACACCTGCTCCCATCGCACTCGCGTACTGGGAGGGTGCGGTGCAGCTGCGAGGAACCGCGCAGGGGCGTCGCGTCGGGGGCTTCGGATATGTGGAACTGACCGGCTACGCCGGGCCGCTCCCGGGCTTCTAG
- a CDS encoding methyltransferase domain-containing protein: MSQPPDQDYVLGTHDAEIARLALQNRVWRDCVLAGFDRAGIGPGARVIDVGAGPGFVTMELARRVGPSGRVIGFERSARFLAHARAACEREGLSNVELREVDLDQVTFEPLGFDASFCRWVAAFVTRPDHLIDNLSRALAPGGRAIFHEYVDYRSWRTSPACPVHERFVGEVIASWREQGGEPDIAQQLPALLLARGFRLLHTTPLVFCTRPGDSVWPWPEAFIFTGAERLRELGRVDTAFVEALHEEYRRAAANPATFTLTPLVLEIVAERVAP; the protein is encoded by the coding sequence ATGAGTCAGCCGCCGGACCAGGACTACGTGCTCGGCACGCACGACGCCGAGATCGCCCGCCTCGCACTTCAGAATCGGGTATGGCGCGACTGCGTCCTGGCCGGCTTCGACCGCGCGGGCATCGGGCCCGGCGCACGCGTGATCGACGTCGGCGCCGGCCCCGGCTTCGTGACGATGGAGCTTGCGCGCCGCGTGGGACCGAGCGGTCGCGTGATCGGATTCGAGCGTTCCGCGCGGTTCCTCGCACACGCGCGCGCGGCGTGCGAGCGTGAAGGGCTCTCGAATGTCGAGCTGCGCGAAGTTGATCTCGATCAGGTGACCTTCGAGCCGCTCGGCTTCGACGCCTCGTTCTGTCGCTGGGTCGCGGCGTTCGTGACGCGCCCCGATCACCTGATCGACAATCTCTCGCGAGCGCTCGCGCCCGGCGGCCGCGCGATCTTTCACGAGTACGTGGACTACCGCAGCTGGCGCACCTCGCCCGCCTGCCCGGTGCACGAGCGCTTCGTGGGCGAGGTGATCGCGAGCTGGCGAGAGCAGGGCGGCGAGCCCGACATCGCGCAACAATTGCCCGCGCTGCTGCTCGCCCGCGGCTTCCGGCTGCTCCACACCACTCCGCTGGTGTTCTGTACCCGGCCGGGCGACTCGGTGTGGCCGTGGCCTGAGGCGTTCATCTTTACCGGTGCGGAGCGCCTGCGCGAACTGGGACGTGTGGACACGGCATTCGTCGAGGCCTTGCACGAGGAGTACCGGCGCGCTGCGGCGAATCCGGCGACTTTCACGCTCACGCCGCTGGTGCTCGAGATCGTGGCCGAACGCGTCGCGCCCTAG